The Aureispira anguillae genome contains a region encoding:
- a CDS encoding endonuclease/exonuclease/phosphatase family protein — protein sequence MHSLLFIILLLLSHTIVGQDTSSVSLEQREKMLKQAEANLTIGLDDHDDSPRNNKGVRVLFYNAENLFFPEDDSTKRDDDFTKNGLKRWTYYRYQQKLNNLYKVMMAVGGWEPPAIVGFCELEHQKVLEDLINKTPLKKFGYKVVHEESPDRRGIDVGFIYRPSKFKYIEHEAIRVHFPFDKTLRTRDVLHVRGQVLGRDTLSVFVNHWPSRWGGQAKSEPKRVYVASLVRQRIDELYKTNPNLKVVVMGDMNDHSDNKSLVETLKAKGELEAVQKGDLYNYMHALGKKWQLGSHKYQGHWGTLDHMIVSEPLLRETRKNYLKASASGAHIFAARFLLEEDVKYLGLQPYRTYAGPKFIGGFSDHLPIYIDLMYVQKED from the coding sequence ATGCATTCATTACTATTTATAATTCTATTGTTATTAAGTCATACCATAGTGGGACAAGATACGAGTTCGGTCAGCCTTGAGCAACGTGAAAAAATGTTGAAACAGGCGGAAGCGAACCTAACAATAGGCCTAGATGATCATGACGATAGCCCTCGAAACAATAAAGGAGTTCGGGTTTTATTTTATAATGCAGAAAATTTGTTTTTTCCTGAAGATGATAGCACCAAAAGGGATGATGATTTCACCAAAAATGGGCTAAAAAGGTGGACCTACTATCGGTACCAACAAAAATTGAATAACCTGTATAAGGTAATGATGGCTGTTGGGGGCTGGGAACCGCCTGCTATTGTGGGATTTTGCGAATTAGAACACCAAAAAGTATTGGAGGACTTGATTAATAAAACCCCGCTCAAAAAATTTGGTTATAAAGTAGTCCATGAAGAATCGCCAGATCGAAGAGGAATTGACGTTGGTTTTATTTATAGACCCAGCAAGTTTAAATATATAGAACATGAGGCCATTCGAGTCCATTTTCCTTTTGATAAAACATTAAGAACAAGAGATGTTTTGCATGTTCGGGGGCAAGTACTTGGGCGAGATACCCTAAGTGTTTTTGTTAATCACTGGCCTTCAAGATGGGGAGGTCAAGCTAAAAGTGAACCCAAACGAGTTTATGTTGCATCTTTGGTGCGTCAACGTATTGACGAACTATATAAGACCAACCCTAATTTAAAAGTAGTTGTTATGGGGGATATGAATGACCACTCTGACAACAAAAGTTTGGTAGAAACGTTAAAGGCAAAAGGAGAGTTGGAAGCAGTTCAAAAAGGCGATTTATATAATTACATGCATGCCTTAGGTAAAAAATGGCAGTTAGGATCTCATAAATACCAAGGGCATTGGGGAACGCTTGACCATATGATTGTTTCTGAACCCTTGCTTCGAGAAACAAGAAAAAATTACCTCAAGGCATCGGCTAGTGGCGCACATATATTTGCTGCTCGATTTTTGTTGGAAGAAGATGTAAAATATCTTGGGTTGCAACCTTATAGAACCTATGCTGGCCCTAAATTTATAGGTGGATTTAGCGATCACTTACCAATTTATATTGACCTAATGTATGTACAGAAAGAAGACTAA
- the recJ gene encoding single-stranded-DNA-specific exonuclease RecJ yields MQKRWELTEYDVTEATELHQALKIHPIFCQLLVQRGINNFQDAKRFFRPQLSHLHDPFLMKDMEKAVQRIGQAIIKKENILIYGDYDVDGTTAVALLYRFLSKYHTLLHYYLPDRYKEGYGISTKGIEYAIQENCSLIVALDCGIKAHEAIQFANQNQIDCIVCDHHLPDEQLPNAYAILNPKQADCDYPYKELSGCAIGFKLIEGFAQLYQISFEQNVQPFLDLVAISLACDFVPLTGENRVLAYYGLQQLHQQPRLGIAILLNSFPQKEQYNIRDLVFGIGPHLNAAGRILHANKAVELLIATETVAAKKVAQQLINANQERRDIEHDIIIEAKKMIQQDIAFGEKKAVVLFNENWHKGVIGIVASKMVESYHKPSIIFTLSNGRIVGSARSVHGFDIYQAIAQCEDLLVNYGGHKYAAGLTLKPIHLEDFIQRFQTIVDQSISPNLEQPTQYIDAAIEFEHINEKFWQLLQQFAPFGPQNMRPVFISKHLKDTGYSKLLKNQHLKLVIQQKEGSTMEGIAFGLGQHFSNLQAQKLFELCYVLEENTFRGRSKLQLNVKAMRFRS; encoded by the coding sequence ATGCAAAAACGCTGGGAATTGACAGAATACGATGTAACCGAAGCTACAGAACTGCATCAAGCACTAAAAATTCATCCTATTTTTTGTCAACTCTTAGTTCAAAGAGGCATCAATAATTTTCAGGATGCCAAACGTTTTTTTAGACCACAATTATCCCATCTACACGATCCTTTTTTGATGAAAGATATGGAAAAAGCCGTTCAGCGAATTGGGCAAGCCATTATCAAAAAAGAAAATATACTTATTTATGGCGATTATGATGTAGATGGCACAACGGCTGTTGCTTTATTGTATCGCTTTTTATCCAAGTACCATACGCTATTACACTACTACCTTCCCGATCGTTATAAAGAAGGTTATGGAATCTCCACCAAAGGAATAGAATACGCCATTCAAGAAAACTGCTCTTTAATCGTTGCCTTAGATTGTGGCATAAAGGCGCATGAAGCCATCCAATTTGCCAATCAGAACCAAATAGATTGCATCGTTTGTGACCATCATCTTCCAGATGAACAGTTGCCTAATGCTTATGCCATCCTCAACCCCAAACAAGCCGACTGTGATTACCCTTACAAAGAATTAAGTGGCTGTGCAATTGGGTTTAAATTGATTGAAGGTTTTGCTCAATTGTATCAAATTTCTTTTGAGCAAAATGTACAGCCTTTTTTAGATTTGGTGGCGATCAGTTTGGCCTGTGATTTTGTTCCGCTTACAGGAGAGAATAGAGTTTTGGCTTATTATGGTTTGCAGCAACTCCATCAACAGCCAAGACTCGGCATAGCAATTTTGCTGAACTCATTCCCCCAAAAAGAACAATACAACATTAGAGATCTTGTATTCGGTATTGGTCCCCATCTCAATGCAGCAGGTAGAATATTGCACGCAAATAAAGCCGTAGAATTATTAATTGCCACAGAAACAGTAGCCGCAAAAAAGGTAGCGCAACAGCTCATCAATGCCAATCAAGAACGTAGAGATATTGAGCATGATATTATAATAGAAGCCAAAAAAATGATTCAGCAGGACATTGCCTTTGGAGAAAAAAAGGCAGTTGTTCTATTTAATGAAAATTGGCACAAAGGAGTCATTGGGATTGTCGCCTCCAAAATGGTAGAATCTTACCACAAACCCAGCATTATTTTTACTTTATCCAATGGAAGAATCGTTGGTTCTGCCCGCTCTGTTCATGGTTTTGACATTTATCAGGCGATTGCTCAGTGCGAGGATTTATTAGTGAATTATGGAGGGCATAAATATGCCGCAGGTTTGACCTTAAAGCCCATCCATTTAGAGGACTTTATACAACGCTTTCAAACCATTGTTGACCAATCCATATCTCCTAACTTAGAACAGCCCACTCAATATATTGATGCCGCAATTGAGTTTGAACATATCAATGAAAAATTTTGGCAATTACTGCAACAGTTTGCCCCTTTTGGTCCTCAGAATATGCGTCCTGTTTTTATCTCCAAACATCTCAAAGACACAGGTTATTCCAAACTACTAAAAAATCAACATCTAAAATTGGTCATTCAACAAAAAGAAGGCTCAACAATGGAGGGTATTGCCTTTGGTTTGGGGCAACATTTTTCCAACTTACAAGCTCAAAAACTCTTTGAGTTGTGCTATGTTTTAGAAGAGAATACCTTTAGGGGGCGTTCTAAATTGCAATTGAATGTAAAAGCTATGCGTTTTCGCTCTTAA